A portion of the Thalassotalea sp. LPB0316 genome contains these proteins:
- the ispH gene encoding 4-hydroxy-3-methylbut-2-enyl diphosphate reductase, producing MEIILANPRGFCAGVDRAISIVDRALDLFDAPIYVRHEVVHNKFVVNGLKDRGAIFVDELDEIPDNNTVIFSAHGVSKAVRQEAKDRGLKVFDATCPLVTKVHMEVSRASRKGVECVLIGHAGHPEVEGTMGQYESDEGGIYLVESPEDVAQLEVKNPDELYFCSQTTLSVDDTSDVIDALVAKFPKIEGPRKDDICYATQNRQDAVRAIASQVDLLLVVGAKNSSNSNRLRELAQKMGTTSYLIDTADNIELSWLESVEKVGVTAGASAPDILVRQVIDKLKEHGGKEVVEHPGREENIVFAVPAELR from the coding sequence ATGGAAATTATTTTAGCTAATCCTCGGGGTTTTTGTGCAGGTGTTGACCGCGCTATCAGCATTGTTGATCGCGCTTTAGATTTATTCGATGCGCCAATATATGTGCGTCACGAAGTGGTCCACAATAAATTTGTCGTTAACGGTTTAAAAGATCGCGGCGCGATTTTTGTCGATGAACTCGACGAAATTCCTGATAACAATACCGTGATTTTTAGTGCTCATGGTGTTTCAAAAGCTGTTCGACAAGAAGCCAAAGATCGCGGTTTGAAAGTGTTTGATGCGACCTGTCCACTAGTGACGAAAGTTCACATGGAAGTTTCACGCGCGAGCCGCAAAGGCGTAGAGTGTGTATTGATTGGTCATGCGGGTCACCCTGAAGTTGAAGGCACGATGGGCCAATACGAAAGTGATGAAGGCGGTATTTATTTAGTTGAATCACCAGAAGATGTCGCTCAATTAGAAGTCAAAAACCCAGATGAGCTTTACTTTTGTAGCCAAACAACATTATCGGTTGATGATACTTCAGATGTGATTGATGCGTTAGTGGCAAAATTCCCTAAAATTGAAGGTCCTCGTAAAGATGACATCTGCTACGCAACACAAAATCGTCAAGATGCTGTGCGTGCCATTGCTAGCCAAGTTGATTTGTTGTTAGTTGTTGGTGCTAAGAATAGCTCCAATTCGAACCGCTTACGCGAATTAGCACAAAAGATGGGAACAACGTCATACTTAATCGATACTGCAGACAATATTGAATTAAGTTGGCTAGAAAGTGTCGAAAAAGTGGGTGTCACGGCCGGCGCATCAGCCCCAGATATTCTGGTAAGACAAGTTATCGATAAGCTTAAAGAGCACGGTGGTAAAGAGGTTGTCGAACACCCTGGTCGCGAAGAAAATATAGTATTTGCAGTACCTGCTGAATTGCGATAA
- the fkpB gene encoding FKBP-type peptidyl-prolyl cis-trans isomerase, whose product MSKTINQQSTIIAHITMKLSDGSAADSTKVNNKPAKIIMGDGSISPAFEQQLIGLAAGESKEFTLVAKDAFGESNPDNIYHMDRTKFSGDAPAEVGNIITFEQPGGVELPGMITEVSGASVTVDFNHPLAGQDVTFVIDVVDVE is encoded by the coding sequence ATGAGTAAAACAATTAACCAACAGTCAACCATCATCGCTCATATTACGATGAAGTTATCTGATGGCAGTGCTGCAGATAGCACAAAGGTAAACAATAAGCCCGCTAAAATTATTATGGGCGACGGCTCTATTTCGCCTGCTTTTGAGCAGCAATTAATTGGCTTGGCTGCCGGTGAATCAAAAGAATTTACCTTGGTTGCTAAAGATGCCTTTGGTGAATCAAATCCCGATAATATTTATCACATGGATAGAACCAAGTTCTCTGGTGACGCGCCAGCGGAAGTAGGTAATATTATTACCTTTGAACAACCTGGTGGCGTTGAATTACCGGGCATGATCACCGAAGTGAGCGGGGCATCGGTAACGGTTGATTTTAACCACCCTTTGGCAGGGCAAGATGTAACCTTCGTTATTGATGTCGTCGACGTTGAATAG
- the lspA gene encoding signal peptidase II has protein sequence MINSASSLKWLWLTLIFLVVDQATKHYVANNMDLYQSIEVLPFFNITYVHNLGAAFSFLADQSGWQRWFFAGIATIASVVFTFWLYKTPASNKRLCAAFALLLSGALGNLIDRVMLGYVIDFLDFTIINYRWPAFNVADSVIFIGAGLMIIDSFGEQSAEQSSKNA, from the coding sequence ATGATAAATAGTGCAAGCAGTTTGAAATGGCTTTGGCTAACGCTAATCTTTTTAGTGGTAGACCAAGCAACCAAGCATTATGTGGCAAATAATATGGACTTGTATCAATCGATAGAAGTCCTACCGTTTTTTAATATCACATACGTACATAACCTCGGGGCGGCATTTAGTTTTCTTGCCGACCAATCAGGCTGGCAGCGGTGGTTTTTTGCTGGTATTGCAACCATAGCAAGTGTTGTCTTTACCTTTTGGTTATATAAAACACCAGCGAGTAACAAAAGGCTTTGTGCCGCCTTCGCGCTGCTATTAAGCGGTGCACTGGGCAATTTAATTGACCGCGTAATGCTAGGTTATGTTATCGACTTTCTCGATTTCACCATTATTAATTATCGTTGGCCTGCTTTTAACGTTGCCGATAGTGTGATTTTTATTGGTGCCGGCTTGATGATCATTGATTCATTCGGCGAACAAAGTGCAGAACAGTCGTCTAAAAACGCATAG
- the ileS gene encoding isoleucine--tRNA ligase, which translates to MTDYKHTLNLPDTPFPMKGNMANREPNMLKDWNERGLYSKIRAAKKGKKSFILHDGPPYANGNIHLGHAVNKILKDVIVKAKTLSDFDSPYVPGWDCHGLPIELMVEKKVGKPGHKVSAAVFREKCREYAIKQVDGQREDFKRLGVFGDWENPYLTMNFETEANIIRSLGKIAENGHLQQGFKPVHWCTDCGSALAEAEVEYKDKVSPAIDVKFNLVDESVAGKFSIPEGHPGEGQIAIVIWTTTPWTLPANRAVSVHPNVEYSLVQYESEQGKGRLILATDLVKDCMDRFGINKYHALGFAKGSELDRVEVQHPFNDITVPVICGEHVTTDSGTGCVHTAGGHGVDDFNVSKQYDLEIYNPVGANGVFLEGTAFVEGQHVFKANDGIVELLKERGALMHHHAYEHSYPHCWRHKTPIIFRATPQWFISMDQNNLRKDSLAEIKKTQWIPEWGESRIESMVEGRPDWCISRQRTWGVPIALFIDKDTGALHPRSVELIEEVAQRVEKSGIQAWFDLEPQELIGDDAQQYIKVPDTLDVWFDSGTTHYSVVDAREEFDSRADLYLEGSDQHRGWFMSSMMTSVAMNGKAPYSQVLTHGFTVDEKGHKMSKSLGNVITPSEITNLYGADILRLWTASVNYTQEITVSKEIFKRQADAYRRIRNTSRFLLANINGFDPKTDSVAFDEMVALDRWVVGKAAQLQAEIVNAYDEYEFHLVVHKLMNFCTNELGGFYLDIIKDRQYTAKDSSVARRSCQTAMYLIAEAMTRWMAPILSFTAQEIWTALPAPAQGERDEFVFTDVWFDGLTAMPADAELNNEYWAQLLKVRAEVNKALELARKEKVVGKALETSVTLYTNDELANQLAKLGDELRFVLITSGAQVVALADKPAQATQTEVEGLWLTVAPAQGTKCDRCWHITEDVGTHQGHETLCGRCVTNVDGEGEVRQYA; encoded by the coding sequence ATGACTGATTATAAACATACGCTTAATTTGCCAGATACACCGTTCCCGATGAAAGGGAATATGGCAAATCGTGAACCTAACATGCTCAAAGACTGGAATGAAAGAGGTCTTTACAGCAAAATTCGTGCAGCGAAAAAAGGTAAAAAGTCGTTCATTTTACATGATGGCCCTCCGTACGCTAACGGCAATATCCACTTAGGCCACGCGGTAAACAAAATTTTAAAAGACGTGATTGTTAAAGCAAAAACATTATCTGATTTTGACTCGCCTTACGTACCTGGTTGGGACTGTCACGGCTTGCCAATCGAGTTGATGGTTGAGAAAAAAGTGGGTAAACCAGGCCATAAAGTTTCTGCTGCGGTATTTCGTGAAAAATGTCGTGAGTACGCAATTAAGCAGGTTGATGGTCAGCGTGAAGACTTCAAACGCTTAGGTGTGTTCGGTGATTGGGAAAACCCATACCTAACGATGAATTTTGAAACCGAAGCTAATATTATCCGTTCATTAGGTAAAATTGCAGAAAATGGTCACTTGCAGCAAGGCTTCAAGCCGGTGCATTGGTGTACTGACTGTGGCAGCGCGTTAGCGGAAGCTGAAGTCGAATACAAAGACAAAGTTTCACCTGCTATCGATGTTAAGTTTAACCTAGTTGACGAAAGCGTTGCTGGAAAATTCTCGATTCCAGAAGGACATCCGGGCGAAGGTCAAATCGCAATTGTTATTTGGACAACTACACCGTGGACATTGCCTGCGAACCGCGCGGTATCAGTTCATCCAAACGTTGAATATTCACTGGTGCAATACGAAAGCGAACAAGGCAAAGGCCGTTTAATTTTAGCGACTGATTTAGTTAAAGACTGTATGGATCGTTTTGGTATTAACAAATACCACGCCTTAGGTTTTGCTAAAGGTAGCGAGCTTGATAGAGTCGAAGTACAACATCCATTTAACGACATTACTGTGCCTGTTATTTGTGGTGAGCACGTAACGACTGACTCAGGTACCGGTTGTGTTCACACCGCTGGTGGTCACGGTGTTGACGATTTTAACGTCAGTAAACAATACGATTTAGAAATTTATAACCCCGTTGGCGCTAACGGTGTCTTTTTAGAAGGCACAGCATTTGTTGAAGGCCAACACGTATTTAAAGCAAACGACGGTATTGTTGAGTTATTAAAAGAGCGCGGTGCGTTGATGCACCACCACGCTTATGAGCACTCTTACCCGCATTGCTGGCGCCATAAAACGCCAATTATTTTCCGTGCAACACCACAGTGGTTTATCAGCATGGATCAAAATAATCTTCGCAAAGATTCACTAGCTGAAATTAAAAAGACACAGTGGATCCCAGAGTGGGGCGAATCACGTATCGAATCTATGGTCGAAGGTCGCCCTGACTGGTGTATTTCACGTCAGCGCACTTGGGGCGTACCCATTGCCTTATTTATCGATAAGGATACTGGTGCACTTCATCCGCGCAGTGTTGAACTGATTGAAGAAGTTGCACAACGCGTCGAAAAATCAGGTATTCAAGCTTGGTTTGATTTAGAGCCACAAGAGCTTATTGGTGATGATGCGCAGCAATACATTAAAGTACCAGACACATTAGATGTATGGTTTGATTCAGGAACCACTCACTACTCAGTGGTTGATGCGCGTGAAGAATTCGATTCTCGTGCTGATTTATACTTAGAAGGCTCAGATCAACACCGCGGTTGGTTTATGTCATCAATGATGACCTCAGTTGCGATGAATGGCAAAGCGCCATATAGCCAAGTATTGACTCATGGTTTCACGGTTGATGAAAAAGGCCATAAAATGTCTAAGTCATTAGGCAATGTCATCACACCAAGCGAAATTACTAATTTGTACGGCGCTGATATTCTGCGTTTATGGACTGCATCAGTTAACTACACGCAAGAAATTACCGTATCAAAAGAAATTTTCAAACGCCAAGCCGATGCTTATCGTCGTATTCGCAATACTTCACGTTTCTTATTAGCGAATATCAACGGTTTTGATCCAAAAACGGATTCAGTAGCGTTTGATGAGATGGTTGCGCTTGATCGTTGGGTTGTTGGTAAAGCAGCGCAATTACAAGCAGAAATCGTTAATGCTTATGACGAGTACGAGTTCCACTTGGTTGTTCACAAGTTAATGAACTTCTGTACTAATGAATTAGGTGGTTTCTACTTAGACATTATCAAAGATAGACAATACACAGCCAAAGACAGCTCAGTGGCACGTCGCTCTTGTCAAACGGCGATGTACTTGATTGCCGAAGCGATGACGCGTTGGATGGCGCCAATTTTATCGTTTACCGCACAAGAAATTTGGACGGCATTACCAGCACCAGCGCAAGGCGAGCGCGATGAATTCGTGTTTACCGATGTGTGGTTTGATGGCTTAACTGCTATGCCTGCAGACGCTGAGCTAAATAATGAGTACTGGGCACAATTGCTAAAAGTACGTGCCGAAGTAAACAAAGCGCTAGAGTTAGCCCGTAAAGAAAAAGTCGTCGGTAAAGCCTTAGAAACAAGCGTTACTTTATATACCAATGACGAGTTAGCTAACCAGTTAGCAAAACTGGGTGACGAGTTGCGTTTCGTGTTAATCACATCAGGTGCTCAGGTTGTTGCGCTAGCTGACAAACCAGCCCAAGCAACGCAAACCGAGGTTGAAGGTTTGTGGTTAACGGTTGCACCTGCCCAAGGAACTAAATGTGATCGCTGTTGGCACATCACTGAAGATGTTGGTACTCACCAAGGTCACGAAACCCTCTGTGGCCGCTGTGTAACCAATGTTGATGGCGAAGGTGAAGTGCGTCAATACGCATAA
- the ribF gene encoding bifunctional riboflavin kinase/FAD synthetase, translating to MQLIRGINNIQPEDHGCVLTIGNFDGVHLGHQRVIEALIEKAKQHNAVPTVMVFEPQPQELFAGDKAPARLTRLRDKYRYLAELGVERLMCVSFSKAFASQTAQTFIEELLVKRLGVKHLIIGDDFRFGKQRQGDFNMLKVYGERLGFSVTDTASFKLEDCRISSTAIRQALEQDHLAEAARMLGRDYAISGKVFHGEKNGRKFGFPTANVSLKRRVSPVSGVYAVRVKHNEQEYFGVANIGCRPTLAGVRQQLEVHIFDFNQMIYGQHIEVIMLKKLRAERKFDSLDALTQQIKIDSEQAKDFVSALV from the coding sequence ATGCAATTAATAAGAGGTATTAATAATATTCAACCTGAAGATCATGGTTGTGTATTAACCATCGGTAACTTCGATGGTGTGCATTTGGGTCATCAACGGGTGATCGAGGCCTTAATTGAAAAAGCTAAGCAACACAATGCCGTACCTACGGTGATGGTGTTTGAGCCACAACCGCAAGAGTTATTCGCCGGTGACAAAGCCCCTGCGAGGTTAACGCGATTGCGAGATAAGTATCGCTATCTGGCTGAGTTAGGTGTCGAGCGACTAATGTGTGTTAGCTTTAGCAAAGCGTTTGCTAGCCAAACGGCACAAACCTTTATTGAGGAGTTGTTGGTAAAGCGCTTAGGCGTTAAGCACCTCATTATCGGTGATGATTTTCGCTTTGGTAAGCAGCGTCAAGGCGACTTCAACATGCTCAAGGTGTACGGTGAGCGTTTAGGTTTTAGTGTTACAGATACCGCAAGTTTTAAATTAGAAGACTGCCGTATTAGCTCTACGGCAATTCGCCAAGCATTAGAGCAAGATCATCTAGCAGAAGCTGCTCGCATGCTTGGCCGTGATTACGCTATCTCAGGCAAAGTATTTCACGGTGAAAAAAATGGTCGGAAGTTTGGCTTTCCGACCGCAAACGTGTCACTCAAGCGCAGGGTATCTCCCGTTTCAGGAGTATATGCAGTGAGAGTAAAACACAATGAACAAGAATATTTTGGTGTTGCCAACATCGGCTGTCGACCGACACTAGCAGGTGTTAGACAGCAACTCGAGGTGCATATCTTTGATTTCAACCAAATGATATATGGCCAACACATTGAGGTGATCATGTTGAAAAAGCTGCGCGCCGAGCGCAAGTTTGATTCATTAGACGCCTTAACACAGCAGATTAAAATTGATAGTGAGCAAGCAAAAGACTTTGTTTCAGCGCTTGTCTAA
- the murJ gene encoding murein biosynthesis integral membrane protein MurJ: MSKKLIKSGFIVSFMTLISRVLGLVRDSVIAYIMGASAAADVFLFANKIPNFLRRLFAEGAFAQAFVPVLSEAEALDEKEGLDKVHTKKLIAQVSGTLGTIVTIVTLVGVIASPVIVAIFGFGWFLDWLNGGPHADKFELANSLLKITFPYLWFVSFVALAGSVLNTLGKFGASAFTPVLLNVAVISCAIFLSPYFEEPAYALAWGVFLGGVLQLLFQIPFLYRAGVLVKPKWAWNEPGVVKIRKLIVPALFGVSVTQINLLLDTVIASFLVTGSISWLYYADRLLEFPLGLFGIGIATVILPSLSGLAARKNAQEFSDTLDWGIRVICLFGLPALAGLMVMAQPIIMVLFMRGEFTEYDVMQVSMALFAYLSGLLSFMFIKILAPGYYSRQDTKTPVKIGVIAMVANMAFNLALAPFYGYVGLALATTLSATLNAYLLYRGLKTQGVYQLSSTSVALMLKMVVSAVTMGAVVYALSPSFEQWLVLSFVDRIGQLTFYIGVGVLCYFAMIIVLGIRVSHFKVTSNVQLANDN, from the coding sequence TTGAGTAAAAAGTTAATTAAATCAGGTTTTATCGTCAGCTTTATGACACTGATTTCACGTGTGCTAGGTCTTGTTCGAGACAGTGTTATCGCTTACATCATGGGAGCGAGTGCCGCAGCTGACGTGTTCTTATTCGCCAATAAAATTCCTAATTTCCTGCGCCGACTATTTGCTGAGGGCGCTTTTGCTCAGGCCTTTGTCCCAGTATTAAGTGAAGCTGAAGCACTCGATGAAAAAGAGGGCTTAGATAAAGTTCACACCAAAAAGCTGATTGCTCAGGTATCGGGGACTTTAGGCACAATCGTCACGATCGTTACCTTAGTCGGGGTCATCGCATCGCCCGTTATCGTTGCTATTTTTGGTTTTGGTTGGTTTCTAGATTGGCTCAATGGCGGCCCTCACGCTGATAAATTTGAGTTGGCCAATTCACTGTTAAAAATCACGTTTCCCTATCTGTGGTTTGTCAGTTTTGTCGCATTAGCTGGCTCAGTACTCAATACGTTAGGTAAGTTTGGTGCCTCGGCATTTACGCCGGTATTACTCAATGTTGCCGTGATCAGCTGTGCTATTTTCTTGTCACCATATTTTGAAGAGCCAGCATATGCCCTGGCATGGGGTGTGTTTTTAGGCGGCGTTTTACAATTGCTCTTTCAAATTCCTTTCCTCTATCGCGCCGGCGTTTTGGTGAAACCTAAATGGGCATGGAACGAGCCAGGTGTTGTTAAAATTCGCAAGTTAATTGTGCCAGCCTTGTTTGGTGTGTCGGTAACGCAAATTAATTTATTACTCGATACTGTGATTGCCAGTTTTCTGGTCACCGGTTCGATTAGCTGGCTGTATTATGCCGATAGGTTATTAGAGTTTCCACTTGGGCTATTTGGCATCGGTATTGCGACGGTTATTCTACCGAGTTTATCAGGGCTAGCAGCGCGTAAAAATGCACAAGAGTTCTCCGATACCCTCGATTGGGGAATTCGAGTTATTTGCTTATTTGGCTTACCAGCCTTGGCAGGATTAATGGTGATGGCCCAGCCTATTATCATGGTGTTATTTATGCGTGGCGAATTTACCGAATACGATGTGATGCAAGTATCTATGGCACTCTTTGCGTACCTTTCTGGCTTGCTGAGTTTTATGTTCATCAAGATCCTCGCACCGGGGTATTATTCACGCCAAGATACTAAAACACCAGTCAAAATAGGCGTTATTGCGATGGTGGCTAATATGGCCTTTAACTTAGCGTTAGCGCCTTTTTACGGCTATGTCGGTTTAGCCTTAGCAACAACGCTTTCTGCTACGTTAAACGCTTATTTACTCTATCGCGGCTTGAAAACTCAAGGCGTTTATCAACTCTCTTCAACCTCTGTGGCGTTAATGCTGAAAATGGTCGTCAGTGCCGTGACTATGGGGGCGGTGGTATATGCTTTATCACCGTCTTTTGAACAATGGTTAGTCTTGAGTTTTGTCGACAGAATTGGTCAACTAACCTTTTACATTGGTGTTGGTGTACTTTGTTATTTTGCCATGATTATTGTTCTCGGTATTCGAGTAAGCCACTTTAAGGTGACGAGCAATGTCCAACTCGCGAATGATAATTAG
- the rpsT gene encoding 30S ribosomal protein S20, whose product MANSKQAKKRAVQSEKRRQHNASRRSMMRTLVKKVIAAIEAGDKELATKELAAATPILDRYATKGLIHKNKAARSKSRLNAAIQAL is encoded by the coding sequence TTGGCTAACTCAAAGCAAGCTAAGAAGCGCGCGGTACAATCTGAAAAGCGCCGTCAACACAATGCAAGCCGTCGTTCAATGATGCGCACTTTAGTTAAAAAAGTAATCGCTGCAATTGAAGCCGGTGACAAAGAACTTGCAACTAAAGAACTTGCAGCAGCAACACCGATCTTAGATCGTTACGCAACTAAAGGTCTTATTCACAAAAACAAAGCTGCTCGTAGCAAGAGCCGTTTAAACGCTGCTATCCAAGCACTTTAA
- a CDS encoding dipeptidyl-peptidase 3 family protein — MKLNKIAAMLIVAGTALTGCGQADNAAQKAQYQIVPEYQNRLDIYEPVTLSADLSHLTDNQKQLISLLIEASDIMDDLFWQQAFGQDKDSFLAGIADEKLRQFAAINYGPWDRLNGDKPFLKGFKAKSAGAEFYPHDMTKKEFESAQFDDKDGLYSLVRRDHEGQLSTIAYSEAYSDEINRAAAILEKAAGFAEDEEFANYLKMRATAMRTDDYQASDFAWMDMKNNMIDVVIGPIETYEDQLYGYRAGFESYVLIKDLAWSEKLAKYAAFLPELQKELPVNKKYKAEVPGSDADLNAYDVVYYAGHSNAGGKTIAINLPNDEEVQLAKGTRRLQLKNAMQAKFDSIMKPIAATLIAPEQRENVTFTAFFANTMFHEVAHGLGIKNTINGKGTVRQSLKEHASALEEGKADILGLYMVRQLLAKGAITEGQLEDYYTTFMAGIFRSVRFGASSAHGKANMVRFNYFQEHGAFSRSEDGLYSVNMEKMTQAIDSLSELILTLQGNGDYDGVAKLVEESGMIKADLAADLARLEAANIPVDITFKQGKKVLGL; from the coding sequence ATGAAATTAAATAAAATTGCCGCCATGCTGATTGTGGCAGGCACCGCATTAACTGGCTGCGGTCAAGCAGACAACGCAGCGCAAAAAGCGCAGTATCAAATTGTTCCTGAGTACCAAAACCGTTTAGATATCTACGAACCGGTCACACTATCGGCGGATTTATCGCATTTAACGGATAATCAAAAGCAATTAATTAGCTTACTTATTGAAGCTTCTGACATCATGGACGACCTTTTCTGGCAACAAGCCTTCGGTCAAGACAAAGACAGCTTTTTAGCAGGTATTGCTGATGAGAAATTACGTCAGTTTGCTGCGATTAACTATGGTCCTTGGGATCGTTTAAATGGCGATAAACCTTTTTTGAAAGGTTTCAAAGCTAAGTCAGCAGGCGCTGAATTTTACCCACACGATATGACCAAAAAAGAGTTTGAGTCAGCTCAGTTTGACGATAAAGACGGCTTATATTCTCTCGTTCGTCGCGATCACGAAGGTCAGTTATCAACAATTGCATACTCAGAAGCTTATAGTGACGAAATCAATCGCGCCGCCGCTATTTTAGAAAAAGCCGCAGGTTTTGCAGAAGATGAAGAATTTGCCAACTATTTGAAAATGCGTGCAACAGCCATGCGCACAGACGACTATCAAGCGTCAGATTTTGCTTGGATGGACATGAAAAACAACATGATTGATGTTGTTATTGGGCCAATCGAAACCTACGAAGATCAGCTATATGGTTACCGTGCTGGTTTCGAATCTTATGTCCTAATTAAAGACTTAGCGTGGAGTGAAAAACTCGCCAAATACGCAGCGTTTTTACCTGAACTACAAAAAGAATTACCCGTCAACAAAAAGTATAAAGCTGAAGTACCTGGCTCTGATGCTGACTTAAACGCTTACGATGTTGTTTACTATGCAGGCCACTCAAATGCCGGCGGAAAAACAATCGCGATTAACCTACCAAACGACGAAGAAGTCCAGCTAGCTAAAGGTACCCGTCGCCTACAGCTAAAAAATGCAATGCAAGCAAAGTTTGATAGCATAATGAAGCCCATTGCGGCAACTTTAATAGCGCCAGAGCAACGTGAAAATGTGACCTTCACCGCCTTTTTCGCTAATACGATGTTCCACGAAGTAGCACATGGTTTAGGTATTAAAAATACCATTAATGGCAAAGGCACTGTCCGTCAGTCATTAAAAGAGCACGCTTCAGCTCTAGAAGAAGGTAAAGCAGATATTTTAGGCCTTTACATGGTGCGTCAGCTTTTAGCTAAAGGCGCCATTACAGAAGGTCAATTAGAAGATTACTACACTACTTTCATGGCGGGAATTTTCCGTTCGGTGCGCTTTGGTGCTAGCTCGGCACACGGCAAAGCCAACATGGTTCGCTTTAACTACTTCCAAGAGCACGGTGCATTTAGCCGCTCAGAAGATGGTTTGTACAGCGTAAATATGGAAAAGATGACGCAGGCAATCGATTCACTATCTGAGTTAATTTTAACCTTACAAGGTAATGGCGATTACGATGGCGTTGCTAAGTTGGTTGAAGAATCAGGTATGATCAAAGCCGATTTAGCTGCAGACTTAGCTCGTTTAGAAGCAGCTAACATCCCAGTTGATATTACCTTCAAGCAAGGTAAGAAAGTATTAGGACTGTAG
- a CDS encoding tetratricopeptide repeat protein, with translation MIKPALPITLENFQQVILEESKAKLVLVAFWAEQVPESVELKAKLEQATAAFSESLLMTEIDCQSQQQIAAQFGIQGLPTAVIIKDGQPIDGIAGPQTDQTIQAFLDKHLPKPQDGLLQQAQDALANQDANQAFTLAKQAYELDVDRADIKFVLIEACILIGKLDDAKALLETVKMVDQDATYQALVSKLELALEASDSPELKALEQALVQSPEDVELMHQLAAQYSQANRHEDALNLLFRRVQSVRDDAESKKKLLDVMNALPDGDPLTTKFRRKLYTLMY, from the coding sequence ATGATCAAACCCGCTTTACCTATCACCCTAGAAAATTTCCAACAGGTTATTTTAGAAGAGTCTAAAGCCAAGCTTGTGCTAGTGGCATTTTGGGCAGAACAAGTACCAGAAAGTGTTGAGTTAAAAGCTAAATTAGAACAAGCAACAGCCGCTTTTAGCGAGAGTTTGCTGATGACGGAAATCGACTGTCAGAGTCAGCAACAAATTGCCGCTCAATTTGGCATTCAAGGCCTGCCTACCGCGGTTATTATCAAAGACGGCCAACCTATTGACGGTATTGCTGGGCCACAAACCGATCAGACCATTCAAGCGTTTTTAGATAAACATTTACCTAAACCGCAAGATGGTCTTTTGCAACAAGCGCAAGACGCACTAGCTAACCAAGATGCTAACCAAGCTTTTACTTTAGCTAAGCAGGCATATGAATTAGATGTTGATCGCGCAGATATTAAGTTTGTGTTAATTGAAGCTTGCATATTGATTGGTAAATTAGACGATGCCAAGGCGCTATTGGAAACCGTTAAAATGGTTGATCAAGATGCGACCTATCAGGCGCTTGTCTCTAAACTGGAGTTGGCGTTAGAAGCATCCGATTCACCTGAGCTTAAAGCGCTTGAACAGGCATTGGTGCAATCACCAGAGGATGTTGAGCTCATGCATCAATTAGCGGCGCAGTACAGTCAGGCAAATCGTCATGAGGACGCATTGAATTTATTATTTAGACGGGTACAAAGCGTGCGCGATGACGCAGAATCAAAGAAAAAACTACTTGATGTGATGAATGCTCTGCCAGATGGCGATCCATTAACCACCAAGTTTAGGCGAAAACTTTATACGTTGATGTATTAA